AGAAACCTTGATTCAGCACAAATAGTATATTTCCAGGATCTGAGATTTGGTCTCATTTATCTCTCCCCTCTGAAGACTTTTTAGACCCACAGGGCCTGTGGTATGGCTCAGAGCACCAGTGCTCCCAGCTGctaaaagtaaaagtgaatttGCAAAGAAGATCTCTAGGGAAACACAAAGTCATGTCAGAGTCTTCTCTTAAatgctgaaaatttttttaagtcaggaGGGATCATCATTGTCTCACAGTAAGTTAATACCTGCTCagcccttggggaaaaaaaaagtattttgccAAATTGTGTCAAACTGTTGAGAGGGAAATTCAAAGAGAAAGCAGGCAACATGGAATAAAAATACACTGGGAAGAGATCTATCTGGAGTTGGATTTGGCACAACTTCCTTTGGTTCTCCTGTTCTCAAGAAAATCATCACTGTGTTTGATCTGAATTCCTCTAGCTTGAGTTTGAGTCTTTATTCTCTTAACATTTTGTGACTCAATTTGGgtaacttttgttcttttttccttcatctaaTTGTACCAGATGATAAGCTATATACTCAAAGGTACTGTTAGTTACAGTCCAGTGTAACATAcatgtttttttcaaaaatgctCTAAGGAAGTTACATATTtgtcttctgaaatatttttcagtgttcTCCATCAAACTTTCACTTGGTTCAGCTAGGTATCTTGGATTGGAAATGCAAAATTGAATGCTAGGTTGATTGGGTCAAGAAAAATTCCTATAAATTAAGGCAACATGGAAAGTGTGTACTTGGGAAATATGTGACAGGAAACAATGGTGTTTCCTCCCAGAATAGGACCATCATCTAAGATTATCTAGGACTGAGCTATGGGAATATAGTTTTCCAAGGAAGAAGAGACATGGTGGACTCAGATTTATTTCAAGTGTACTCACTGGGCAGATTTCACATCATTGTAAACATCTTAGTTATCCTGTCACCACTTTTCTCCCTCTCATGCCCCAGACCTAGTATCTGACTCATTGGTATTGAACTATAAGTACGTATTCAGTACAAAATGCTATTCCCAATTTGTCTGTGAATTTCATGCAAGTTGGTGTTTAAATTTGTGCAAGATTTTTGGAAAGTGATTTGAGAGTAAGTGTGAAGTAACTTGGGTTTTCCCAGGTagctttagtggtaaagaatctatctgcctgctagtgaaggagatgtaaaagacaatGGTACAgtctctggaagatcccctggaggagggcacggcaacccactccagtattcctccttggagaatcccatggacagaggagccttgtgggctacagtccatagggttgtaacaCTAttagagttggacactactaaagGGCCTTAGCACACATTTATAAAGAAACTTGAAAGATGATTTCCCTTATTTTAGTGCTCACATACAGAGGAATCTATTTTATACAGGAAATATAGCAGATGGGAATGAGATATACAAATTTGAGTCCCAGCTCTGATATTTACTAActggaaaatttcaaatacattttcaatttttcagaTCCTCATATTCCTCAACTGTAAAGTAAAACTATTAATTTTACTTAAAGTTGGTGGTTCCAAAACTTTACTATAGACTGGAAATTCTTGGggctttttattataaaaactgcTGATGCGTTAATCCTACCCATAACCATGCTGATTTAATTGATACAACATGAAACCTGGACATTTACAGCAAGTGAATTATCAAGGCCCTGAAGTAGACTGTATTTGATGTGTTTGAGAAGATTCAGGAAGGCAAGTATGGCAAGAGCAAGGAGGTCAGGTAAATAGCAGTAGATGAGATCAGAGACAAACAAGTCAAGGTTGTGTTGGATTCTGCAATAGAGGTTTTTCATTCTCATATGTCTGActtgtctttcctttctgtatATGTGCTTCTGATGTATTTAGATGGGGGAATGTGGTAGGTTGGACTTCCTAGtgggctcagtggcaaagaattcgcTCACCAACgaaggagattcaggagacccgggttcgatccctgggtccggaagataccctggaggaggaaatggcaacctgctccagtattcttgcctgaaaaattccatggacagaggagcctggcaggctacagtccatggggttgcaaagagttggaacatgactgagtgactgagcacacatgttcACATGTGGCTGGTTTTAAACAATGAAGTTAGAATAGAAATGACAAGTGTCCTGTTACTGAAAAAGCacaatatattgtgtgtgtgcatgtgcacacgcaTGCTAggtaaaggagagtgaaaagaagaaagcatttgTACTAAACAGTAATTATAGGAATGAACCTTAAATTCATGCTGGTAAGGAGGAGAAAAAATGAGGCAATATGAAAATGTAATGAGTTTTATTATTACTGCATTGAAATTGAAGGATTATTGCATTCAGATTCAAGAGAAAGTGAATTAGAAAACAGGAGGTAATGGGTCAGGAACTGAATGCCTATAATTTAGAttatgaagaatatatatatacacacacacacacacacatgtatttgtacattccatatatatatatatatggaaacacaaattcTAATGTATTTCCAAACAATGAAATAGATGAAGTAGAATGGTTAACAGTTTTGGAGAAAAATTCAGAGTACTGAAAATCaaattttttcagttatttataaCTACATTACAAACTACTCCCCCAAagtagtgacttaaaacaacttATTATTATCTGTAATGATTCTGTAGATTTATTGATTATATAGGCTATTGTCATTTGAGATTTCTCTTACACACACAAATGACTGCAATCGGATTTTTTATGAAGTTGTAGTCATTTCTAAGTTTCATTAAAATTGATGCAATTGATTCTGGCTATTAACTAGGAGCTCAGACAGATTGTCAATCACATAAACCCTCCATGTGGGTTGGGATTCTCACAATATAACGTCTGTGTTCTAGAGAGAATGTCCAAAAATACAATAACACCAATGAGGAAGATGTAAGATTTCCTAAAATCTAGTCTTGGATATCATGAAACATCACATctattgcattcttttttccaAAGTCTCTAAGGCAGTCCAGATAAGACGGGGTAGAATTATATTGGACTTTTTGAAGcaattctgctgctactgctgctaagtcacttcggttgtgtccaactctgtgcgaccccatagacggcagcccaccaggctccctcgtccctgggattctccaggcaagaacactggagtgggtttccattttcttctccaatgcatgcaagtgaaaagtgaaagtgaggtcactcagttgtgtctgactcttagcaaccccatagactgcagcctaccaggctcctccatccatgggattttccaggcaagagtactggagtgggttgccattgccttctctgatagccaGACCATATTGTGAAAGTACATGGGATGCAAAATATTGTTTTGGCCACTTTGGGAAAATAAAACCTGCAACAACGTACCCTTTGGCCACAATAATGATCTCCTCCTACATGCAAAATGCATTCACCTTTTCCCTAAGGTTTCCAGATCTCACTCATATTATGGGATTAGTTCAAAGTCTGGGATTTCATCCTTTAAATCAGGACAATGTGTGAATAGGACTCCTTGAGCTCAATTCCTTGCATATAGATCCTTGAGTGTAGTTCCTCTCAAGACCTGTGGAGtaaagaaatgggaaagaaatcaacTGCTCACACAGGCAACGCACCATGGTGATATACAGATAGGATAACTGCaatattcatttgtaaaatattggGAGAATTGCCTTACAGTCACTAGTCCattgtagttttttaaaatccattcaaaGGTAAGTATCATCAGTTTCATAAGAACCCACTTCTACTCCCTGGGAATGATTTTCCATAGCTCTTGGTTaagttaagtgttagtcactcagtggtgtctgactttgtgaccccatggactgtagccctccagactcctctgtccttggaattctccaagcaagaatactggagtgggttgccattcccttctccaagggatcttcctgacccaggaatcgaacctgggtctcccacattatgggcagattcttcactgtctgagccaccagggaagccctttaggcaATTAGCTCTATATTCCATATGACCTTTGCTTTTCAATGAGAAACAAGGTGTGTTTACATCTGAATACTTTTTTCAGTCTATTTCCAGACGAATAAAGTTGAAAACCCAAAATCCCCTTCTAATTTTGTACTTTGTCCCTTTTAGTCCAAAATGACGGTGCTTCTGTctattttgtcttaaaaattGTGATTTTCTATGACTCTTTTAGTGTTTACCCCATTAGACAAAAGTCATACCCACAAATGTCTTCCAGATTGCCACCTGTCTGATTTTGCATGAGTTATGCTTCTCTGGGAAGATTAAGATTCTTAGAAGCTTCTTTATCtaattaaaaagatttattaggcatatccttaaatatttctgtattcttAACAAAGGATCTTACCAACTCATCCTAAAGATGACATTATACCCTGAGGGCATTTTTTCTTTTGCGAGTCCTTTGTCATTTGGAAAGACTGTTGTGTgggtaattaaaaaacaaacaaacaaaccttgaTCCCAAACAGTCATGACTTCTTTGCATTTACTCAAACAATGATTAAACActgaaagttttcattttagcTTATAACTCTTTATCTGTACTTTATCATAAGTGACATAAAAATAATGTTGGTATTTTTGGTATTCTACTTCAAAATCTCCTCAGCCAAATGCATCAGTTAATtagttatattttctgtttttcacagtATTGCAAATATGATATTACCAAACTTTCTACAACTACATAGTACTCATTTGTCTCTAGCCTCTAGtaataattttctctttgtttttcaagaCTTCATTAACAGCCTCATCAAGGCCCTTTCAGCTTCTGCCTGCTGCCTTATTCCACAGCGAATGCTGCATGTTTTAGGCTTTTTTGTATACCAACTCCATACTTCTTATTACcaatttttacaatatttatcTATTGTTTCATGACTAACCATTCCCATATTTATTGGCCTAAAATAGCAAACTATTACTCTCATGGTTCTATGGcttggctttgactagatgaagaATTCTGTCTTTTAGTCTTTCATGCATTACAGAGAGATGTCAGTTGAGATCCTATAGATACCTGAAGTCTCAGCTGGACTGGAAGCTCTGGATGGCTTACCAACATAACTGGCAGTTGTTGCTGACTATTAACTGGAGTCTCAATTGGGGCCACCCTCCAGAATATTTAGACATGACTTCTCCATGTTGCTGGGGATGCTCATTGCATAGTAGTTGGATTCTAAGAGGGAGCACACCAAGGTCAAGTATTTCAAGAGACTCAGCTAgaaacgggaaaaaaaaaaaaaattatagtctaATTTCAGAAGCTTCAAATATTACTAACACTGAGTTCTGTTTGTAAAAGAATCCCTAAGTCTAGTGCAGATTCAAAAGAAGTAGAATTATATTCCACTTGTTAACATGGGAATGGCAAATTTGCACTACAGAAaagcatgctgctactgctgctaagtcgcttcagtcgtgtccgactctgtgtgaccccatagacggcagcccactaggctcccccgtccctgggattctccaggcaagaacactggaatgggttaccatttcctcctccaatgcatgaaagtgaaaagtgaaactgaagtcgctcagtcatgtccgactcttagcgaccccatggactgcagcctaccaggctcctctgtccatgggattttccaggcaagagtactgtagtggggtgccattgccttctcccacagaaaagcatagacaatggaatatattATTATTGTGGGTATCTTTGGAAAATACAAGGTATCACACCAAGTTATTAAAGGGTCATCTCTATGGACATTAAAATAATCAACAATATTGATAAGTTTTTGTGCTCAAagtcaaaattctttaaaaactgcaATAAGTATAGATAAttgatagtatatatatatatttttttttttaagaaaaaaaaagacatttattcagCGTCATGATCAGACTATTACATTTAGCAATCAACAGCAtgggtgcaaaaaaaaaatctacattaaaaCCCTTTGTTGGAATGCTTTACACTTTCCACagaacagaaattaaaataacctGTTATACAATTTGTCACAAGTACAGTCCTCGAGTTTTTTGCCCATACACATGAGTATTGTCTAAAACATGTCTTCTTTGTAGCAGCTAGGCCCTGCCACCACTGTGCTTGGCTGAGTTCACAAATCTGTTGTAACCTGTAGCTTCCCTGTCACTTCTCTGGCTCTCCTCTCCTGCTAAGCTTTGTTTCCTGGCAGTAATTAAAACCTTCTGCCACTGccatagctactgctgctgctggagccACCATAGCCACCTTGGTTTCGTGGTTTGGCAAAGTATTGGCCTCCACCACCATAGGGGCCAGAACTTCTGCCTCCAAAGTTTCCTCCTTTCATGGGTCCAAAATTTGAAGATTGATTGTTGTAATTGCCAAAATCATTGTAGCTTCCGCCACCTCCAAAATTGCTTCCATCATTACCAAATCCATTACATCCATCCCCACTGCCACCATATCCGCCACCACCATGGCTGCCACCAAAGCCACCTCGACCACTGAAGTTTCCTCCACGACCAAAGTTGTCATTCCCACCAAAATCACCTCCACAACTGCCACCAAAGTTTCCAGAACCACTTCGACCtctctggctggatgaagcactagccaTCTCTTGCTTAGACAGGGCTTTTCTCACTTCACAGTTGTGGCCATTCACAGTGTGGTATTTCTGAATGACAATCTTGTCTACGGAGTCATGGTCATCAAAGGTTACAAAAGCAAAGCCTCTCTTTTTGCCACTGCCTCGGTCAGTCATGATTTCAATTACTTCAATTTTCCCGTACTGTTCAAAATAATCTCTCAGGTGATGTTCTTCAGTGTCTTCTTTAATGCCACCAACAAAAATCTTTTTCACAGTTAAGTGGGCACCAGGTCTTTGAGAATCTTCTCTTGAGACGGCCCTCTTTGGTTCCACAACTCTTCCGTCCACCTTGTGTGGCCTTGCATTCATGGCCGCATCTACCTCCTCCACCGTGGCGTATGTGACAAACCCGAAGCCTCTGGAGCGCTTGGTGTTTGGATCCCTCATTACCACACAGTCTGTGAGCGTTCCCCTTTGCTCAAAATGGCTCCTCAGACTCTCATCCATAGTTTCAAAGCTCAATCCTCTGATGAAGAGCTTCCGCAGCTGTTCGGGCTCTTTGGGAGACTCTGATGTAGACATGATGGCAGTGGAGGCAGGGAAGACTTCAACGGTGCTTTCTCGGCGGCCTCCACAGGCAGAAAGGATAGTATATTTTTAAGACGTGAAATTTCAAGTTGTGAATAATatgaggaaataataaataatatgagGAAAGAAGTAAAGAAGTAGCTATACTGAACATAAAGAACTATGCTACTTCCAGGCCCAGGAAGTTACTACAAGAATCAAGTCTACAGATTTTCAAAGGACCAAGACTTTTGATCTGAAAGGGTCCAAGATTTCTTAGGTATCAGAATTGtacaaagaaatgttaaagaacCCAAAAACCCAGTGAATTACAGTCCAGCCTGGGCCTCTACACTTTTGCCAAGTTCCCTAGGTGATTGTGGCACCAACCAATGTTTGAGAACCATGTTTAGATTAATAATTTTCCTGAATGATTCTTAAAAGAAGGTAATCACTTGTTAGCTTTTATAACTCTCAACTGGAAAGTGTCCTACAAAGATATTCCAAATGGGTAGACCTTTGCTTGTCTCTTGTAACCTATTTATAACACTAATAGTCTATCCAAATTATACATGATCCTCCTCTTATGCCATAAGACTCTGAAATCTACTTCATAATGGTATAGAAACATTTTGTTGATCTATCTTTTCAGATAcacattttcttctaattttatctcCCTTCTTGACATCTACTTCCTTATCTTGTCTCATTGCTTCTTACAATGATGTGAAGTTGGAGTTCCACTACCAACTCAGTGGAATTCTAggatttcataaaaatttaagtTGTAATTGTATTctagttttgaaaaaaatgaaatgtgttcCAAAATTGATATGGTTACCTGTTTTCTTTCCCAAACTCTCAGTTTCATGTCACTGGGTCCCTTTAAGGAAGAAAAGTAGGATTATCTTCTCCCGAATCTGCTTGGTTTTCACTCCATAGATGATtggattgagtgcaggaggaatGGCTACATAGAGGTTGGCAATCAATATGTGGAAGGAGTGAGGAATATTGTGACCACAATGGTGAGTGAGGACAGAGAATATGGCTGGTATGTAGAATATAAGCTGACATAAACATGGGAGCCCCATGTGTTGAGGGCTTTCTGGCGGGCATCATGGGATGGGAGGTTAAAGACAGCACGAAGAATGAGAGTGTAGGAGATGCCAGTGAGGATCAGGTCTGATATAACAGTCATTACAGGCACAGCAAAACCATACCAGATGTTGATGGAGATGTCTGCACAGGCAAGTTGGGCAATGCCTATGTGCTCACAGTATGTGTGTGGAATGATGAGTGTTTGGCAGAAAGGCAGTCGCTTTACTAGGAACATGCATGGGAAGATGATACAGAAGCTCCTGCTGACAATACCCATTACAATCTTAGTAATAACCTGACGGGTGAGAATAGTGTTATATCTTAGGGGGAAGCAAATAGCAATATAGTGATCAAATGCCATGGCCAGCAGGGTGGCAGAATCCATGGCAAAGCTATAGTGGAGAAAAAACATCTGAGTAAGACATCCAGGAAAGGTGATTTCCTAAGGACCCAGCCAGAACATGCTGAATGTTTTGGGTACACATGTGTTAGACAGGATGAGAACTGTAGCCGCCAGCATGGAGAGGAAAAAGAACATGGGCTCATGAAGGCTGCGCTCCATGGATATAAGATAGAGAAGGACACTATTGCCTGCGAGAGCCACAAGGTAAATGATAAAGAAGGGAATCCTGATTCAGATGTGGAAGTGCTCCAGTCCTGGGATTCCCAGTAGGATGAATGAACCTGGATTCATGAAGCTGGTCAAGTTGAACATGGTCATCATGATCTTGGATAGGTTGTGTctcacagactgaaaatgaaaaggTCATGACTGATTGTTAACATTATCTTCAGACATGCATCTCTGAGCCTTCTCCTGTATCATCTGCTCACTTTCAGTTCTAGAAAGTGATAAACTATCCTTATCTTCTCTTTACtcataaatatttgcaaagtttTTAGTCACAATTTTAAGTCATAATAGAAGTGGTAGCTAAATAATTTTTCCCAGAGATACAAGTCATGTAACTCTAAAGCAAGTCCTGCCTGGCTACCAGAAACTCAggaaattttataagaaaatatgtgcaaaaatAATATTAGGCAAAGAAACATCATTGGTGAGGGATTTGGAAAAAAGTTCAGTGTAAAGCCCAAGGGTCACAAGGGGCTGAAAAGATAGGCTTAATATATGAAACCAAAGCAGACCATGCAGTCTCTTCTTTATTCTTCTCTATACCTTACAAACAtaaagagaagacaaagaaaattcttcTACAAAATCTAAGATTGAGGTCGTTTAATCTGCCACTTCAGATATGCCCAGGTTGGAAAAGTTTTGAAGATCAGACATTCTCCAGTAACTTACTATGTCAGATTTGTCTTGCTGAAAGAATAGAACCCGCTTTTTAATCCTGGAAAACTACCCCAACAGAGGGAACCCAGTCTCCTGGCAGCACTATGCAATGATCTTCTTGACCCTATCTAATCTGTAAAATTACTCAGTCTTATGAAACTTCATCAAACAGTTGAGCCTTTCTTCCAAGCTGTCTTATTTTGTGACATGACACAGAAATTTTTTACTCCAACTTCagtattcatttgtttttctacttgttcttttttaatacattattttatttatgtactaatatttattgatggctgtgctgggtcttcatttctgcatGGGCTTTTTGTGTGGTGAGTGATGTGCCTcagcttctcattgcgatggcttctcttcccgcggagcatgggctctaaggtgCACTGGCTCCAGTAGttctggcacacaggcttagctgctctgcagcatgttaAATCTtcccaaatctcctgcactggcaagtggattctttaccattgagccaccagggaatgagcCACCCTTTTCTACCTGTTCTTGAGTGTTGGTATTTCTCAGTGCTCTGTCCATGTCTGTTGCTTCCTAGGTTGACAAACTCCACATGGGTAATATCTCCAAACACCATGACTTTAACTGTGACTCCTATGTTGAAGACTGTTgagtttataattttgaaaatattcttctcCTCAGTCTTGGAACTAGTTAGCCTATACTTTTTGCAACTAGTTATCCTATGCCTGCCATCTTCACTTAAAAACCTCACAAGTGCACCCAACTCAGTATGTTCCAAACTACCACATTTCTCTTCTCGTTGCCCCAGATCTGTTTCTCCTATAATGTTTTTCAACTCAGCAACTAATCGTGTAATACCATCAATGTCTATATCTAAAAGCCTTGAAATTATCTTAGTCATAGCTCCCTCATATCAGTCACCCTATTCATCTTTCAattaccacattgcaggcattgATTCCCTAAGTATCTCTATATTACATCCACTTTTTACTACTCATGTATTGACTGCTCTGTCTTATACCATCATTTCCCACCAAGACTTCTGCATAGGCTAACTCAAACATATTTAATATTCCTTGAAAAATTAAAGGCAGATGTGATGCAGGGTCTCTCCTAACCAGTGAGTAAAAGGAAGTGGAAAGATTGTAATTCCAGATAAAAATGCTTAGGCTGGCAGTCAGGAGCAGTGTCAATATCATCTGTGCTCAAATCTAGGTAGGATCCATTTCATTAAAGAtagattcagttaaaaaaaaaaattcagttacaGGAGAGACCAATGCACAGAAAAGTAAAATTACACAGGCGGCAGTAAATCACATAACAAAAAATAGCATAATTAAAGATCaattcaaatgaaaaatacaaaattctgttaatatatatatttatgtagcaCAGAGACCtctacttaatattctgtaatggcctatatgggaaaagaatcttcaaAAAAAGTAGTAGAGATAtgtataacaataatgtattatGAGAGATGAAAATTAGACGCTGATATGAGAAGCCATCTGTCTTCTATAAAGCCAAATATCAAAGAGATTTACAAAATACAAACGTTGtcataaaaaaaagtttatttaaggtatttttagaaatgactacagtaaagtcctttgactcagtgggaaaattgacaataattataaacaaagtcatgtaaaaataaattctaatctTTAACACATATGTAGAATATTCTGTCTCATAAATAGTTAAACTCGATATAAAACAAGGATGTGGTATACTCTAGGGTTAGAAAAGTCATAAATACTGATTATATCATTGATGTCCAACTCTGTTAAGGGTCTGAGGAAAGAAGAACTATTATAACTATTTTACAAGGGTTTACTGTGTAACATTCTTAGAAACTCACTTGGCAATATGtttcaaaacataaaatgtgCATATTCATTGCCCCAGAGTAGTTCCGATTAAGGAATATTTCCAAAGATTCagttaaacaaatttaaaaaaatggcatGAAGATATTCATAGTAGTAACATTTAATCTAAAATTTGAGtgaaattataatataaaaatatgaaaattgaaaGGGTGACACAAGTTTAACTTTTAATATGGAAATGACTTTAACATTTACAATCTCTTTGTACAATGGAAGAATATAGAGTTGAAGAAAAGAATAAGGTAAAGCTATGTTTATGGGAATTAAAAGATgccaaaatatatttatgtggAAAAAGATTGCAATATAATGTTATTATGTTAATGTTGATTTGGTATTCATGGTATTTGCATTCAAAAGGCTGGAGGAATATACATCAACTATTTTAAGCAATATTTCTCAAATTAAAGGTAAGGTGAGGAAAGAAATTTGAACTTTTAACTTCATATGTAtgtaatttgttttataaaatgagcttttataaaaataaaatattaagaaataattacTTCCAGTTATTTTATTATAACAAAATCCActtaagatttatatttaaagggtaatataatttcagaatatatttaaaattaatataatacatGCTGGGAACatattaaatgataataaatgaGTCCTATATTATTTATGAGTTAAGGATAAAATGGCATGATTAACTTCAATATACTtattaagtatataaatataaaaatgagttaaataaacataaataaattacataGCATAATGATGGCTCAAGAATAAATATGCCCAAAGAGCAAAATATATAGATGCTAAATGAGTCATAACTTGAATACTATATGCAATTGGAGGAGTCAAAAATCagtgagaaaatacagaattatTCCACAGATAGTTTGACAATTATTTATTGTCTATTGTAGAAAAAATGTAGCTAGATTCACAACTCACACTAACTATAACAAAATTCCTCCTGAATCAAAAAAGTACATGTAAATCAAGTCACAATTAAAcctctaaattttatttaaaaggtatGTATCTAAAATCCATATAAGAAtgcttttaataaatacatttaggTAAATAAGTAAGCAACAAACATTAAATAAAGAAGGAAGACAAAATGTACATATAGCACAATCTCACTAAATGGCAAAACTTCAAAAAGTATTAGATGCTGctttaatattcaaaattttaGTCTTAAACTCACTTTCAAGTGAATGACAAATACTATAATATGAATAGTATAAATATTATCTTTTGCTCCATAACTTGATATTATGTCAAAAATTGGaaactaattattttaaaaagagaaacatacaGTAAATGTAATCAATTGAATTGTCTCTAAAAGCATGAGAAAGACGTAAGCATGATTAGAATCAAGATAAAAATACTCtctaatgata
Above is a genomic segment from Bos javanicus breed banteng chromosome 15, ARS-OSU_banteng_1.0, whole genome shotgun sequence containing:
- the LOC133226731 gene encoding heterogeneous nuclear ribonucleoprotein A1-like, which gives rise to MSTSESPKEPEQLRKLFIRGLSFETMDESLRSHFEQRGTLTDCVVMRDPNTKRSRGFGFVTYATVEEVDAAMNARPHKVDGRVVEPKRAVSREDSQRPGAHLTVKKIFVGGIKEDTEEHHLRDYFEQYGKIEVIEIMTDRGSGKKRGFAFVTFDDHDSVDKIVIQKYHTVNGHNCEVRKALSKQEMASASSSQRGRSGSGNFGGSCGGDFGGNDNFGRGGNFSGRGGFGGSHGGGGYGGSGDGCNGFGNDGSNFGGGGSYNDFGNYNNQSSNFGPMKGGNFGGRSSGPYGGGGQYFAKPRNQGGYGGSSSSSSYGSGRRF